From Streptomyces sp. 6-11-2, one genomic window encodes:
- a CDS encoding alpha/beta fold hydrolase, whose protein sequence is MTAAADLRFLPSSDGDLAYLDTGSGDPVVLLHSGWVDHRVLDAQIAALAAEFRVIAPDVRGHGSSANATGPFRWADDLAALLRHLDAGPVVLVGVSMGGAIATDTVLEYPELVRGVVACGATTSEFQYTDPWARQTQAESARALGAGDIEGWLASFLRFASGPHRTPDDMDQDILRRLRDMALHTLSKHTADEKNWHVPLTGTWDRVPKIGVPVLIVNGALEVPDLLAEAERFARTVPDGRSVTIEGTAHYPNLEKPEEFNEIVAGFVRALPAR, encoded by the coding sequence ATGACTGCTGCTGCGGATCTGCGTTTCCTCCCTTCCTCCGACGGCGACCTCGCCTACCTCGACACCGGCAGCGGGGACCCCGTGGTCCTGCTCCACTCCGGCTGGGTCGACCACCGCGTCCTCGACGCCCAGATCGCGGCCCTCGCCGCCGAGTTCCGGGTCATCGCCCCGGACGTACGCGGCCACGGCTCCTCCGCCAACGCGACCGGGCCGTTCCGGTGGGCCGACGACCTCGCCGCGCTGCTGCGCCACCTCGACGCCGGCCCGGTGGTCCTCGTCGGTGTCTCGATGGGCGGCGCCATCGCCACCGACACCGTGCTGGAATACCCCGAACTGGTCCGTGGGGTGGTCGCCTGCGGCGCCACCACCAGCGAGTTCCAGTACACCGACCCGTGGGCGCGGCAGACTCAGGCCGAGTCGGCCCGCGCCCTGGGCGCCGGCGACATCGAGGGCTGGCTCGCGTCCTTCCTGCGCTTCGCGTCCGGCCCGCACCGCACCCCGGACGACATGGACCAGGACATCCTGCGCCGGCTGCGCGACATGGCCCTGCACACCCTGTCCAAGCACACCGCCGACGAGAAGAACTGGCATGTGCCCCTGACCGGCACCTGGGACCGCGTGCCGAAGATCGGCGTCCCCGTGCTCATCGTCAACGGCGCCCTCGAAGTACCCGACCTCCTCGCCGAGGCCGAACGCTTCGCCCGCACCGTCCCCGACGGCCGCTCCGTGACGATCGAGGGCACCGCCCACTACCCGAACCTGGAGAAGCCGGAGGAGTTCAACGAGATCGTCGCCGGCTTCGTCCGCGCCCTCCCGGCCCGCTGA
- a CDS encoding lipase maturation factor family protein: protein MGWFTAPEYWLSRLVFQRALAVVYLVAFLTAALQFRALLGERGMLPIPRFLQRVPFTRAPSLFHLRYSDRLFAVVAWAGCAVSAALVAGADSLVPLWAGMLLWLVPWALYLSIVNVGQTWYGFGWESLLLETGFLAVFLGNDEVAPPVVVLFLLRWILFRVEFGAGLIKLRGDACWRKLTCLHYHHETQPMPGPLSWFFHHLPGPLHKAEVAANHVTQLIVPFLLFTPQPIATAGAALMIVTQLWLVLSGNFAWLNWITIVLALSAVRFPGNAPSVPAAPLWYEVVVLAVAVLVVFLSYRPVVNMVSRRQVMNRSFDPLHLVNTYGAFGSVSRVRYEVVVEGTLDEVRDEDHEDAEWREYEFRGKPGDPRHWPRQFAPYHLRLDWMMWFAALSPAYAGVWFGALVERLLENDRDTLRLLRRSPFPPDEPPRYVRARLFRYHYTTWRQLRATGACWDRTYVRDFLPPTRLAAGAREP, encoded by the coding sequence GTGGGTTGGTTCACCGCACCCGAGTACTGGCTGAGCCGGCTGGTCTTCCAGCGGGCGCTGGCCGTGGTGTATCTCGTCGCCTTCCTGACGGCGGCCCTCCAGTTCCGGGCGCTGCTCGGCGAACGGGGCATGCTGCCGATCCCCCGTTTCCTCCAGCGGGTGCCGTTCACCCGGGCGCCCAGCCTGTTCCACCTGCGCTACTCCGACCGGCTCTTCGCGGTCGTCGCCTGGGCCGGGTGCGCGGTGTCGGCGGCGCTGGTCGCGGGCGCGGACTCGCTGGTGCCGCTGTGGGCGGGCATGCTGCTGTGGCTCGTCCCCTGGGCGCTGTACCTGTCGATCGTCAACGTCGGGCAGACCTGGTACGGCTTCGGGTGGGAGTCGCTGCTGCTGGAGACCGGGTTCCTCGCGGTCTTCCTCGGCAACGACGAGGTGGCCCCGCCCGTCGTCGTGCTGTTCCTGCTGCGCTGGATCCTCTTCCGCGTCGAGTTCGGCGCCGGGCTGATCAAGCTGCGCGGCGACGCCTGCTGGCGGAAGCTGACCTGTCTGCACTACCACCACGAGACGCAGCCCATGCCGGGCCCGCTGAGCTGGTTCTTCCACCATCTGCCGGGCCCGCTGCACAAGGCGGAGGTGGCCGCCAACCATGTCACGCAGCTGATCGTGCCGTTCCTGCTGTTCACTCCGCAGCCCATCGCCACGGCCGGCGCCGCGCTGATGATCGTCACCCAGCTGTGGCTGGTGCTGTCCGGGAACTTCGCCTGGCTGAACTGGATCACGATCGTGCTGGCACTGTCCGCGGTCCGCTTCCCGGGGAACGCGCCGTCCGTGCCGGCCGCGCCGCTGTGGTACGAGGTCGTGGTGCTGGCCGTGGCCGTGCTGGTGGTGTTCCTCAGCTACCGCCCGGTGGTGAACATGGTCTCCCGCCGGCAGGTCATGAACCGCTCCTTCGACCCGCTGCACCTGGTCAACACCTACGGCGCGTTCGGCAGCGTCAGCCGTGTCCGCTACGAGGTGGTGGTGGAGGGCACGCTGGACGAGGTGCGGGACGAGGACCACGAGGACGCGGAGTGGCGGGAGTACGAGTTCCGGGGCAAGCCCGGTGATCCCCGGCACTGGCCGCGCCAGTTCGCGCCCTACCATCTGCGCCTGGACTGGATGATGTGGTTCGCCGCGCTGTCCCCGGCGTACGCGGGCGTCTGGTTCGGCGCGCTGGTGGAACGGCTCCTGGAGAACGACCGCGACACCCTCCGGCTGCTGCGCCGCTCCCCCTTCCCGCCCGACGAGCCCCCGCGCTACGTCCGCGCCCGGCTCTTCCGCTACCACTACACGACCTGGCGGCAACTGCGGGCCACCGGTGCCTGCTGGGACCGGACCTATGTGCGGGACTTCCTGCCGCCGACCCGGCTGGCGGCAGGCGCCCGGGAGCCGTGA
- a CDS encoding sigma-70 family RNA polymerase sigma factor: MTAGTTLPHGTTTAEHELAALQREHGRPLFALLLRLCDGDRQRAEDLLQETLVRAWQHPEALRADAFDSVRPWLLTVARRLAIDARRARQARPPEVGDADLENARVIADHAERSAATLDVREAVKTLTPEHREVLVLVYFRGASVAEAARTLGIPPGTVKSRAYYALRALRRMLPGYAADLR; the protein is encoded by the coding sequence ATGACGGCCGGAACCACCCTCCCGCACGGGACGACGACCGCCGAGCACGAGCTCGCCGCACTGCAACGCGAGCACGGCCGACCGCTCTTCGCACTGCTGCTGCGCCTGTGCGACGGCGACCGCCAGCGCGCCGAGGACCTGCTCCAGGAGACGCTCGTACGCGCCTGGCAGCACCCCGAGGCGCTGCGCGCCGACGCCTTCGACTCGGTGCGGCCGTGGCTGCTGACCGTGGCACGCCGGCTCGCGATCGACGCACGCCGCGCCCGGCAGGCCCGGCCGCCCGAGGTCGGGGACGCGGACCTGGAGAACGCGCGGGTCATCGCCGACCACGCCGAGCGGTCCGCCGCGACGCTCGACGTCCGGGAGGCTGTGAAGACACTCACTCCCGAGCACCGTGAAGTCCTGGTGCTGGTGTACTTCCGGGGGGCCAGTGTGGCGGAGGCCGCCCGGACCCTGGGCATCCCGCCCGGTACCGTTAAGTCCCGCGCGTACTACGCGCTGCGCGCCCTGCGCCGGATGCTTCCGGGATACGCGGCCGACCTGCGGTGA
- a CDS encoding DUF3224 domain-containing protein, which produces MRATGTFTVKSFNPTGLKPDPDVSTALPVGVATLEKHFEGEITGRAATLFTAAYDQESGVGTYVAMESFEGTLHERRGAFNFVHSATTTGTDRTAEFFTVVPASGTGELAGITGTGGLRVDADGTHRIWFDYELG; this is translated from the coding sequence ATGAGAGCTACGGGCACCTTCACCGTGAAGTCGTTCAACCCCACCGGTCTCAAGCCGGACCCGGACGTCTCCACCGCCCTCCCGGTCGGCGTCGCCACGCTGGAGAAGCACTTCGAGGGCGAGATCACCGGCCGTGCGGCGACCCTGTTCACCGCCGCGTACGACCAGGAGTCCGGAGTCGGCACGTATGTGGCGATGGAGTCGTTCGAGGGCACCCTGCACGAGCGGCGGGGCGCCTTCAACTTCGTCCACTCGGCCACGACGACGGGCACCGACCGCACGGCCGAGTTCTTCACCGTCGTCCCCGCGAGCGGCACCGGCGAGCTGGCCGGGATCACCGGCACCGGCGGCCTGCGGGTCGACGCGGACGGCACGCACCGGATCTGGTTCGACTACGAACTCGGCTGA
- a CDS encoding amino acid permease, with protein MAGLRMGEGILRRKPIEHIEETEAAEGPRLERSLGLWQLTAIGVGGIIGAGIFTLAGTVANGTAGPAVLVSFLVAGVASAAAALSYAEFAGLIPKAGSAYTYGYAVLGEFAGWFIGWDLLLEYTAIVAVVAIGISGYFSFLVGDMGAHLPAWMLGAPGTGAGHKVDLFAAVLCLLIAWLLNLGIRSAARFETIVVGLKVLVVLVVIVVGVFHINTAHYHPFFPYGVGGAFTGAATVFFAVFGYDAMSTAAEESKDAQRHMPKAIIYSLAIAMVLYVAACLVLTGMQNYKDINKESGFSTAFKSVGLSRLADVIAVGAIIGILTVMFTFMLGVTRVWFAMSRDGLLPKWFAKTHPTRHVPTRVTWIVGVASAVIAGFLPIAEAAELTNIGILLAFVVVCTAVIVLRYRQPDLPRGFRTPWMPFVPALGVVFSLWLITFLKWETWVRFAVWFLIGCVVYFGYSYKRSELARR; from the coding sequence ATGGCCGGGCTCCGGATGGGTGAGGGCATTCTCCGTCGTAAGCCCATCGAACACATCGAGGAGACGGAAGCCGCCGAGGGACCACGGCTGGAGCGATCACTCGGCTTGTGGCAGCTGACCGCGATCGGCGTCGGCGGCATCATCGGGGCGGGCATCTTCACTCTCGCCGGCACGGTGGCCAACGGTACGGCGGGTCCCGCGGTGCTGGTGTCCTTTCTCGTCGCCGGTGTCGCCAGCGCGGCGGCGGCCCTGTCGTACGCCGAGTTCGCGGGCCTGATCCCGAAGGCGGGCTCGGCCTACACCTACGGCTACGCGGTGCTCGGCGAGTTCGCCGGCTGGTTCATCGGCTGGGACCTGCTCCTGGAGTACACGGCGATCGTGGCGGTGGTCGCGATCGGCATCTCCGGCTACTTCAGCTTCCTGGTCGGGGACATGGGCGCGCATCTGCCCGCCTGGATGCTGGGCGCGCCCGGCACCGGCGCCGGGCACAAGGTCGACCTGTTCGCGGCGGTCCTGTGCCTGCTGATCGCCTGGCTGCTGAACCTCGGCATCCGCAGCGCGGCCCGCTTCGAGACGATCGTGGTGGGGCTGAAGGTGCTGGTCGTGCTGGTGGTGATCGTGGTTGGCGTCTTCCACATCAACACGGCCCACTACCACCCGTTCTTCCCCTACGGGGTCGGCGGGGCGTTCACGGGTGCGGCGACGGTGTTCTTCGCGGTCTTCGGCTACGACGCGATGTCGACGGCGGCCGAGGAGTCCAAGGACGCGCAGCGGCACATGCCGAAGGCGATCATCTACTCGCTGGCGATCGCGATGGTGCTGTACGTGGCGGCGTGTCTGGTGCTGACCGGCATGCAGAACTACAAGGACATCAACAAGGAGAGCGGCTTCTCCACCGCGTTCAAGTCGGTGGGGCTGAGCCGGCTGGCGGACGTGATCGCGGTGGGCGCGATCATCGGCATTCTTACTGTCATGTTCACGTTCATGCTGGGGGTCACCCGGGTCTGGTTCGCCATGTCCCGGGACGGGCTGCTGCCCAAGTGGTTCGCGAAGACGCACCCCACGCGGCACGTGCCGACGCGGGTGACATGGATCGTCGGCGTGGCGTCGGCCGTCATCGCGGGGTTCCTGCCGATCGCGGAGGCGGCCGAACTGACCAACATCGGCATCCTGCTGGCGTTCGTGGTGGTGTGCACGGCGGTGATCGTGCTGCGCTACCGGCAGCCGGACCTGCCGCGCGGCTTCCGTACGCCGTGGATGCCGTTCGTGCCGGCGCTGGGTGTGGTCTTCTCGCTCTGGCTGATCACGTTCCTGAAGTGGGAGACCTGGGTGCGGTTCGCCGTGTGGTTCCTGATCGGGTGCGTGGTCTACTTCGGGTACTCGTACAAGCGCTCGGAACTGGCCCGGCGTTAG
- a CDS encoding MarR family winged helix-turn-helix transcriptional regulator, which yields MSDIASDIDDGPGTPLPPDELGHRLTEVFDLMGPLYRRVQRKVEQGEAVEGLSVGVRAVLDLLHKHGPMTVPQMGRAQAISRQFVQRMVNDAAARGLVRSVPNPAHQRSSLIRLTDAGRAAITAVLAREHLLLRRVGGDLTESEVRACLRVLGEMLDLFEHVDVD from the coding sequence ATGAGCGACATCGCCAGCGACATCGACGACGGTCCCGGGACCCCACTCCCGCCGGACGAACTCGGCCACCGCCTCACCGAGGTGTTCGACCTGATGGGCCCGCTGTACCGGCGGGTGCAGCGCAAGGTCGAGCAGGGCGAGGCCGTCGAGGGGCTGTCCGTCGGCGTACGGGCCGTGCTCGACCTGCTGCACAAGCACGGCCCGATGACCGTTCCGCAGATGGGGCGCGCACAGGCGATCAGCCGCCAGTTCGTGCAGCGCATGGTGAACGACGCGGCGGCCCGCGGCCTGGTGCGCAGCGTCCCGAACCCGGCGCACCAGCGCTCGTCGCTGATCCGGCTCACGGACGCGGGCCGGGCGGCGATCACCGCGGTGCTGGCCCGCGAGCACCTGCTGCTGCGCCGGGTCGGGGGCGATCTGACGGAGTCCGAGGTACGGGCCTGCCTGCGCGTGCTCGGGGAGATGCTCGATCTCTTCGAGCACGTGGACGTCGACTGA
- a CDS encoding SpoIIE family protein phosphatase, which translates to MAEQGAPALSLPEDWPATPDPILALNGMGTFDWDLDAGLVHLDAQAHRIFDLTPGEDDRRPGTVGRRLLRSERERLDALVARAMKEGRQNYGTYVRLRLREGGLRWAHVQGYIQRDGTGRPRRITGILRDASEELGDIAARGERAAHAAARRKQTNVVETATAALAHARTVQDVIDVVKDSHGLALLGSKSLVLGLVEAGRIRLVAEGPEGSSVPGTRVTRIDEPYPMSEAVRTLSPRFIESPEDFAERYPVLWPHITGLDITSAAYLPLIAQARPIGGMGLLYSDRRGFTSEERNVLIALGSSIAQSLQRAMLYEQEKDLAQGLQQAMLPRTIPSVPGADVAVRYRSGYAGGSLGRDIGGDWYDLIPLPGGRVGAVIGDVQGHDTHAAAVMGQLRIVLRAYAAEGHAPATVMARASVFLHELDTERFATCLYAEADLSTGVVQLVRAGHIDPLVRHNDGSCHRVAVDGGLPLGLSAEFGSLEYPVGTMELDPGQSLVLCTDGLVEQPGADLDDGMRALTRSVAAGPGDVRDLADRLIAMAEARGGDDDVALLVLRRRVPAERQPVGRLQQYVPPGDPEALTRARHMIRMAVRDRGAEENAYEVELVADELITNALMHTEGAAIVTLRDLGGSDRRLRIEVEDSSSALPRRRDPGEDGVSGRGLLLVDRLTDVWGVEARGGGKCVWCEFAVRDQR; encoded by the coding sequence ATGGCTGAACAGGGAGCCCCCGCCCTGTCGCTCCCGGAGGACTGGCCCGCCACCCCGGATCCCATTCTGGCGCTCAACGGGATGGGCACCTTCGACTGGGATTTGGACGCCGGGCTCGTACACCTGGACGCCCAGGCCCACCGGATCTTCGACCTCACCCCCGGGGAGGACGACCGCCGTCCGGGCACCGTGGGCCGGCGGCTGCTGCGGTCCGAGCGTGAGCGCCTGGACGCCCTGGTGGCCCGGGCGATGAAGGAGGGCCGCCAGAACTACGGCACCTACGTCCGCCTGCGCCTGCGCGAAGGCGGCCTGCGCTGGGCCCACGTGCAGGGCTACATCCAGCGCGACGGGACAGGCCGGCCGCGCAGGATCACCGGGATCCTCCGCGACGCCTCCGAGGAACTCGGCGACATCGCCGCCCGCGGGGAGCGGGCCGCCCACGCCGCGGCCCGGCGCAAGCAGACCAACGTCGTGGAGACCGCCACCGCCGCCCTCGCCCACGCGCGCACCGTGCAGGACGTCATCGACGTCGTCAAGGACTCCCACGGGCTGGCCCTCCTCGGTTCCAAGAGCCTGGTCCTCGGCCTGGTCGAGGCCGGCCGCATCCGGCTCGTCGCCGAGGGCCCCGAGGGCTCCTCCGTGCCCGGCACCCGCGTCACCCGGATCGACGAGCCCTACCCGATGAGCGAGGCCGTGCGCACCCTCAGCCCCCGCTTCATCGAGTCCCCCGAGGACTTCGCCGAGCGCTACCCCGTCCTGTGGCCGCACATCACCGGACTGGACATCACCTCGGCGGCCTATCTGCCGTTGATCGCCCAGGCCCGCCCGATCGGCGGCATGGGCCTGCTCTACAGCGACCGGCGGGGCTTCACCTCGGAGGAGCGCAACGTACTGATCGCCCTCGGCAGCAGCATCGCGCAGAGCCTCCAGCGGGCCATGCTCTACGAGCAGGAGAAGGACCTCGCCCAGGGCCTGCAACAGGCCATGCTGCCGCGCACCATCCCCAGCGTGCCCGGCGCCGACGTCGCCGTCCGCTACCGCTCCGGCTACGCGGGCGGCTCCCTGGGCCGGGACATCGGCGGCGACTGGTACGACCTGATCCCGCTGCCCGGCGGCCGGGTCGGCGCCGTCATCGGCGACGTCCAGGGCCACGACACGCACGCCGCCGCCGTCATGGGCCAGCTCCGTATCGTGCTGCGCGCCTACGCGGCCGAGGGCCACGCGCCGGCCACCGTGATGGCCCGCGCGTCGGTCTTCCTGCACGAACTCGACACGGAGCGCTTCGCCACCTGCCTGTACGCGGAGGCCGACCTGTCCACCGGCGTGGTCCAGCTGGTGCGGGCCGGGCACATCGACCCGCTGGTCCGGCACAACGACGGAAGCTGCCACCGGGTCGCCGTCGACGGGGGGCTGCCGCTCGGCCTGTCCGCCGAGTTCGGCAGCCTGGAGTACCCGGTCGGCACCATGGAGCTCGATCCCGGGCAGTCCCTGGTGCTGTGCACCGACGGCCTGGTCGAACAGCCCGGCGCCGACCTCGACGACGGCATGCGGGCCCTGACACGGTCCGTCGCCGCCGGACCCGGCGACGTACGGGACCTCGCGGACCGGCTGATCGCGATGGCCGAGGCGCGGGGCGGCGACGACGACGTGGCCCTGCTGGTGCTGCGCCGCCGGGTGCCGGCCGAGCGGCAGCCCGTCGGCCGGCTCCAGCAGTACGTGCCCCCCGGCGATCCCGAGGCCCTGACCCGGGCCCGGCACATGATCCGCATGGCGGTGCGGGACCGGGGCGCCGAGGAAAACGCCTACGAGGTCGAACTCGTGGCCGACGAGCTGATCACCAACGCCCTGATGCACACCGAGGGCGCCGCGATCGTCACCCTGCGGGACCTCGGCGGCTCCGACCGGCGGCTGCGGATCGAGGTCGAGGACTCCTCCAGCGCCCTGCCGCGCCGCCGCGATCCGGGAGAGGACGGCGTCTCCGGCCGGGGACTGCTGCTCGTGGACCGGCTCACCGACGTGTGGGGCGTGGAGGCGCGCGGCGGCGGCAAGTGCGTGTGGTGCGAGTTCGCGGTCCGTGATCAGAGGTGA
- a CDS encoding anti-sigma factor, with product MRSLERHRDVGAYALGMLDEADAFRFEDHLMECPRCAAQVTEFGPTARQLMLYRRATPRFVHPMTRPGPALLDRLLGDVARRRRAGRRRVLYGLAASVVLAVGGPAVAAVAGHHDGPARYSATDATTGVWAEVRAADRDWGSDVEVRVKDGAGPHTCRLVVVGRDGSEQIVTTWNVPPHDARTSTVAGGTTMHPGQIDRFEVRTADGQPLVTLDAR from the coding sequence ATGAGGTCCCTGGAACGGCATCGCGACGTCGGCGCGTACGCGCTCGGCATGCTGGACGAGGCGGACGCCTTCCGCTTCGAGGACCACCTCATGGAGTGCCCTCGCTGCGCGGCGCAGGTCACCGAGTTCGGACCCACGGCGCGGCAGCTGATGCTGTACCGGCGGGCCACGCCGCGCTTCGTGCACCCCATGACCCGGCCCGGCCCCGCGCTGCTGGACCGGCTGCTCGGCGACGTGGCGCGGCGGCGCCGGGCCGGACGCCGGCGCGTCCTCTACGGGCTGGCCGCCTCGGTGGTGCTCGCCGTGGGCGGACCTGCGGTCGCCGCCGTCGCCGGGCACCACGACGGGCCCGCCCGGTACTCGGCGACCGACGCGACCACGGGCGTGTGGGCCGAGGTCAGGGCCGCCGACCGGGACTGGGGCAGCGATGTGGAGGTGCGGGTCAAGGACGGCGCGGGCCCCCACACCTGCCGGCTCGTCGTGGTCGGCCGGGACGGGTCGGAGCAGATCGTGACCACCTGGAACGTCCCCCCGCACGACGCGCGGACCAGCACGGTGGCGGGCGGCACGACGATGCATCCCGGCCAGATCGACCGCTTCGAGGTGCGCACCGCGGACGGACAGCCCCTGGTGACCCTCGACGCGCGCTGA
- a CDS encoding universal stress protein, translated as MTEQHEQHERHAHRFERGTDGPKVIVAGVDGSDSSMRAAAYAAGLARRQGALLALVYVQPVMTAGAALGAPVAETTDEIAEDLVQYIRESTERLKGIFEVRWEFHTFPGDPYNGLVKAADELRADAVVVGASEQAGHRIIGSVAIRLVKAGRWPVTVVP; from the coding sequence GTGACGGAACAGCACGAGCAGCACGAGCGGCACGCGCACCGGTTCGAGCGGGGCACGGACGGGCCGAAGGTCATCGTCGCCGGCGTGGACGGCTCCGACTCCTCGATGCGGGCCGCCGCGTACGCCGCCGGCCTCGCCCGCCGGCAGGGCGCGCTGCTGGCCCTCGTGTACGTGCAGCCGGTGATGACGGCGGGTGCGGCGCTCGGGGCGCCGGTGGCGGAGACGACGGACGAGATCGCCGAGGACCTCGTGCAGTACATCCGGGAGTCCACGGAGCGGCTGAAGGGGATATTCGAGGTCCGCTGGGAGTTCCACACCTTCCCCGGCGACCCGTACAACGGTCTGGTGAAGGCCGCCGACGAGCTGCGGGCGGACGCGGTGGTGGTGGGTGCCTCCGAGCAGGCCGGCCACCGGATCATCGGCTCGGTCGCGATCCGCCTGGTGAAGGCGGGACGCTGGCCGGTGACGGTGGTTCCGTAG
- a CDS encoding Fpg/Nei family DNA glycosylase — translation MPELPEVEALKDFLADHLVGHEIVRVLPVAISVLKTYDPPVTALEGREVTAVHRHGKFLDLGTDGGPHLVTHLARAGWLQWKDRLPDGAPRPGKGPLALRVALENGAGFDLTEAGTQKRLAVYVVRDPREVPGVARLGPDPLADDFDEERFARLLAGERRQIKGALRDQGLIAGVGNAYSDEILHAAKMSPFKLAASLTPRETRTLYEALRTTLTEAVARSRGLAAGRLKAEKKGGLRVHGRTGEPCPVCGDTIREVSFSDSSLQYCPTCQTGGKPLADRRLSRLLK, via the coding sequence ATGCCGGAACTGCCCGAGGTCGAAGCGCTCAAGGACTTCCTGGCCGACCACCTGGTCGGCCACGAGATCGTGCGCGTGCTGCCCGTCGCGATCAGCGTGCTGAAGACGTACGACCCCCCGGTCACCGCCCTCGAGGGCCGCGAGGTCACCGCGGTGCACCGGCACGGCAAGTTCCTGGACCTGGGCACCGACGGCGGCCCCCACCTCGTCACCCACCTGGCCCGCGCGGGCTGGCTCCAGTGGAAGGACCGCCTGCCCGACGGCGCGCCCCGCCCCGGCAAGGGCCCGCTCGCCCTGCGCGTCGCCCTGGAGAACGGCGCGGGGTTCGACCTCACCGAGGCAGGCACGCAGAAGCGGCTCGCGGTGTACGTCGTACGGGATCCGCGGGAGGTGCCCGGTGTGGCCCGCCTCGGTCCCGACCCGCTGGCCGACGACTTCGACGAGGAGCGGTTCGCCCGGCTGCTCGCGGGGGAGCGGCGGCAGATCAAGGGCGCCCTGCGCGACCAGGGCCTGATCGCGGGTGTCGGCAACGCCTACAGCGACGAGATCCTGCACGCGGCGAAGATGTCCCCGTTCAAGCTGGCCGCCTCCCTGACGCCGCGGGAGACGCGAACCCTGTACGAGGCGCTGCGCACCACCCTGACGGAGGCGGTCGCGCGCTCCAGGGGCCTGGCGGCCGGACGGCTGAAGGCGGAGAAGAAGGGCGGCCTGCGCGTGCACGGCCGGACCGGCGAGCCCTGCCCGGTGTGCGGGGACACCATCCGCGAGGTGTCCTTCAGCGACTCCTCGCTCCAGTACTGCCCGACCTGCCAGACGGGCGGGAAACCGCTGGCCGACCGGCGCCTGTCCCGGCTGCTCAAGTGA
- a CDS encoding CapA family protein, which translates to MIARRQQVSLVVTALLTAAAACQAHQREEQHPPPGRAAPAPDSATAPGAFTLVASGGILPETPVLERAAFDAGGSGHDFRPMLEGVKDIVSRADLALCQLGTVFGANAPYTGAPSYKTPPELAPSLAAVGYDSCATASEHALDDGADGVRRTLDALDEAGLRHAGTARADSESRGTLLQAGRAVVAHLAYTYGTNEDLPPDQPWAVRVIDEKRIIEDARAARQAGAEVVVVSLNWGRAWQEAPDAQQLELARKLTASQSGGRPDVDLILGSHAHVPQAYEKVNGTWVVYGLGDQIAGATTDDSGRRNPRANQSTLARFTFSPPARPGGRWEVARAEFVPEVFDLDAGRVLNLGRAIAQGADLQGVRDRIRTVVLSRGAAKDGLVMGE; encoded by the coding sequence ATGATCGCACGCAGACAGCAGGTGTCCCTGGTCGTGACGGCCCTCCTCACCGCGGCCGCCGCCTGCCAGGCCCACCAAAGGGAAGAGCAGCACCCTCCGCCCGGACGAGCCGCCCCGGCCCCGGACTCCGCGACCGCGCCCGGCGCGTTCACGCTTGTCGCCTCCGGCGGCATCCTGCCCGAGACCCCGGTGCTGGAGCGGGCCGCCTTCGACGCGGGCGGCTCGGGCCACGACTTCCGTCCGATGCTCGAAGGCGTCAAGGACATCGTCTCCCGGGCCGATCTGGCGCTGTGCCAGCTGGGTACCGTCTTCGGCGCGAACGCGCCGTACACCGGCGCCCCGAGCTACAAGACCCCGCCCGAGCTGGCGCCGTCCCTCGCCGCGGTGGGCTACGACAGCTGCGCCACCGCCTCCGAACACGCCCTGGACGACGGCGCCGACGGCGTCCGGCGCACCCTGGACGCCCTCGACGAAGCCGGGCTGCGGCACGCCGGTACGGCGCGCGCCGACAGCGAGTCACGCGGCACGCTCCTCCAGGCCGGGCGGGCCGTGGTCGCCCACCTCGCCTACACCTACGGGACGAACGAGGACCTTCCACCCGATCAGCCGTGGGCCGTCCGCGTGATCGACGAGAAGCGGATCATCGAGGACGCCAGGGCCGCCCGCCAGGCGGGTGCCGAGGTCGTGGTCGTGTCCCTGAACTGGGGCCGGGCATGGCAGGAGGCGCCCGACGCACAGCAACTGGAGCTCGCCCGGAAGCTGACCGCCTCACAATCCGGCGGCCGGCCCGACGTCGACCTGATCCTCGGCAGCCACGCCCATGTCCCACAGGCCTACGAGAAGGTCAACGGCACCTGGGTGGTCTACGGCCTCGGTGACCAGATCGCCGGCGCCACGACCGACGACAGCGGCCGACGGAACCCGCGCGCCAACCAGAGCACCCTCGCCCGCTTCACCTTCTCCCCGCCCGCCCGGCCGGGCGGGCGCTGGGAGGTGGCCCGGGCCGAGTTCGTCCCCGAGGTGTTCGACCTCGACGCCGGCCGGGTGCTGAACCTCGGCAGGGCCATCGCCCAGGGCGCCGACCTCCAGGGCGTGCGCGACCGGATCCGCACCGTGGTGCTCAGCCGGGGCGCGGCGAAGGACGGGCTCGTCATGGGGGAGTGA